A single region of the Glycine max cultivar Williams 82 chromosome 20, Glycine_max_v4.0, whole genome shotgun sequence genome encodes:
- the LOC100782807 gene encoding cell wall / vacuolar inhibitor of fructosidase 1, with amino-acid sequence MRFPDIVSHSHKRTSIICSILVVAIISMSACHCRVLQPNDLKLIEETCKRTPKPNLCLQLLKGDPRAPSADIAGLALILVDVIQAKANEAEKTIKQLLKQGGNKKALSECAVDYKRILILDIPEATRAVRGDPKFADDAVSDCAVEADICENRFNGKSPLTHVNNGMRDVANVARAIIRILL; translated from the exons ATGAGATTTCCTGACATTGTTTCTCATTCTCACAAAAG AACCTCTATAATTTGCAGCATTCTTGTTGTGGCTATCATTTCAATGTCAGCATGTCATTGCAGAGTTTTGCAACCAAATGATTTGAAACTCATTGAGGAAACTTGCAAGAGAACCCCAAAACCTAATCTTTGTCTTCAACTCCTAAAAGGTGACCCCCGTGCCCCTAGCGCTGATATTGCAGGCCTTGCATTGATTTTGGTCGATGTGATCCAAGCCAAAGCAAATGAAGCCGAGAAAACAATCAAGCAACTTCTAAAGCAGGGTGGTAATAAGAAAGCCTTAAGTGAATGTGCTGTCGATTACAAAAGGATTTTGATACTTGATATACCAGAAGCCACTAGGGCTGTGAGGGGAGACCCCAAATTTGCAGATGATGCGGTTAGTGATTGTGCTGTTGAGGCTGATATTTGCGAGAATCGCTTCAATGGGAAATCACCACTCACCCATGTGAATAATGGTATGCGTGATGTGGCGAATGTGGCAAGGGCCATTATTAGGATTTTGCTCTAG